Sequence from the Agrococcus sp. SL85 genome:
GCGCCCGGATGCGTTCGGTAGCGTGCCGCGGATGGACGCAGCATCGCTCAGCGACGACCTCCGGCACGGGCGCATCCCGGGGCAGCAGGGCCGCACGTGGCTCGTCACCGGCGCGACGAACGGCATCGGCCGCGAGCTCGCGCGCACCGCGGCCGCGGCCGGGGCGCGACTCCTCGTGCCCGCGCGCGACGCGGCGCGCGGGGCCGCCCTCGTCGCCGAGCCTCGAGTCGCTCGGGGGCTCCGCGCGCACCCTGCCGCTCGACCTGGCGGACCTCGCCGCCGTCGCGGCCTGCGCGGCCGCGGTCGACGAGCCGCTCGACGTCGTGGTGCACAACGCCGGCGCCGTCGCGCCGCGCCGGCGCGAGACGCGCGACGGCTTCGAGCCTGCTGCTCGGCACCAACGTGCTCGGCCCCCACGCGCTCATGTGCGGCGTCGCCGACCGCCTCCGCGGCGACGCGCGCGTCGTGGTCGTCGGCTCCGGGGCGCACCGCGCGGGGCGGATCGACGCCGCGGATCCGCACTTCCGCCACCGCCGGTGGTCGACCGCGGCCGCCTACGCGCAGTCGAAGCTGGCCGGGATGCTCTGGGCTCGGGCCCTGCAGCCGCGGCTCGCGGCGCGCGGGAGCGCCTCGGTGCAGCTCGCGCACCCGGGCTGGGCGATCACGAACATCCAGAACGTCTCGGGGCACGCCGCGCTCGACCGCCTCGTAACGCTCGCGACGCGCCCGTTCGCGCAGAGCGCCGCGCAGGGGGCGCTGCCGCCGCTCGCGGCAGCGGTCACCGAGCTGCCGCCGCTCACCTACCTCGGCCCCGACGGTCCGCGGCGCTGGCGAGGGCTGCCGGCTCCGGAGCGGCCGAGCGACCTCGCCCTCGACGACGGCGCCGCCGAGGCGGTCTGGGCGCTCTGCGTGCGCGAGACCGGCCGCGACCTGCCCTAGCGGTCACGATGCGCCCGGCCCGCTCGCAGGTGCGGTTCGGGGGACAGGCGTAGCGTCCTGGCACCGACACCACGAGGAGGCGCCATGACCGACGCGACGATGCAGGACCAGCCCGACCAGCCCGACCAGCAGCCGACCGATGGGGAGCGCGAGACGATCGGCGCGACGGGCGATGCGCAGGACCCGGCGCTCGAGAAGGACCCCGCCGACTGGGTGAGCGGCGACGACCCCATGACCGAGGCGCAGCGCTCGTACCTCGACACGCTCGCGCGCCAGGCGGGCGAGGAGCTGCCCGCCGACCTCACGAAGGCCGAGGCCTCGCAGCACATCGATCGGCTGCGCCAGCAGGGGAGCGGAGCGTGAGCATCAGCAGGGGCGACGAGGTCAGCTGGGGCACGAGCCAGGGCACGACGCACGGCACGGCGAAGGAGAAGCGGGTGCAGGACTTCCAGTTCGACGGCCAGCAGTTCCGCGCCTCCGACGACGACCCGTACTGGATCGTGGAGTCGGCCAAGACGGGCGCGACGGCGGCGCACAAGGAGTCGTCGCTCACGAAGCGGTAGCGGGCGCCGCCCGCGGCGCTCGTGCGCGGCGGGCTCAGCCCGGCGGCGCGAGGTCGTCGAGCCGGGCGAGCCGATCCTCGGCGCGCGCTGCGCGCTCGGCCTCCGCGAGCTCCCACCAAGCGGCGCCGCGCTCGCCGAGGCCCTCCTTGGCCAGCCTGCACGCGGTCGCGCGCAGCGGCCCGCTCGGCGTCGGATCGCGCCCGGCCGACCGCTGAGCGCGCGCGACCGAGGTGCGCGCGGAGCCGCGCGGCCGCCTCCGGATCGAGCGAGGGATCCTCGGCGCGCCAGCGGCGGCCGTCGACGACGATCCATCGGCCGTCGTCGGTGCGCTCCACGCCCCGACCCGCCTCGCCCATGCTGCGATCGTCGCACGCGGACCCGAGGGCTAGCCTGACGCGAGGGCCCCCGAGCCCGGCGAGGAGGCGCGCATGCTCGAGGCGCTGCTGTGGGGCGCCGTTGCCGCGGCCTCGCTGCTCGTCGGCGCGGCGCTCGCGGTGCTGCGCCGCTGGTCCGACCGCACGATCGGCCTCGTGCTCGCCTTCGGCGCGGGCGCCCTCATCGCGGGCGTCGCCTTCGAGCTCGCCGAGGCCGGGCTCCGGGAGGGCGGCCCCATCGGCACGGGCATCGGGCTCGCGCTCGGCGCCCTCGCCTACTTCGCCGCCGACCGCGCGGTGGAGCGGTGGTCGGGCCGCCGCGGCGGGGGCGCGGCCGGCGTGCCGCTCGCGATGGGCGCGCTGCTCGACGGGGTGCCCGAGCAGGCGGTGCTCGGCATCGGGCTCGCCGAGGGCGGCGGCGTGAGCCTCGCGCTCCTCGTGGCGATCTTCGTCTCCAACCTGCCGGAGGCGATCGGCTCCTCCGCCGACATGCTCCGCGACGGCCGCCGCCGCCGCTCGGTGCTGCTGCTCTGGACCGTCGTCGCGGTCGTCTGCGCCCTCGCGGCCGTCGCGGGCCGCGCGGCCGCCGAGGCCTCGCCGCCCGAGTTCGTCGGCGCCGTCGACGGCTTCGCCGCCGGAGCGCTCCTCGTCATGCTCGTCGACGCGATGATCCCTGAGGCGCGCGAGAAGGCCGAGGACGGCGCGGGCCTCGCGACCGTCGTGGGCTTCGCGGTGGCCGCGGCGCTCTCGCTGCTGGCCTGAGGCGCACCGCGCGCCGCGGTCGGTGCACGGCCTGGTGCCGCCGCTCGCCCGCGTGGTTCGATGCCTCCATGACCGATGTCGACGTCCCCCGCGTCGTGCAGGCGAGCCGCGTGGTCGCGGCTCCCGCCGAGCGCCTCTTCGAGCAGATCGCCGATCCGGCGCTGCAGCCGGCCTGGGACGGCAACGACAACCTCGCCGAGGCCGCGCCCGGCCAGCGCGTGCGCGCCGAGGGCGACGTCTTCACCATGACCCTCACGAACGGCCAGGTGCGCGAGAACCACGTGGTCGAGCTCGAGGAGGGGCGCAGGATCGCGTGGCGCCCGGCGGTGCCGGGGGAGGCGCCGCCCGGGCACCTGTGGCGGTGGGAGCTTGAGCCCGAGGGCGCAGGCACCCGGGTGACGCACACCTACGACTGGAGCGACCTCCACGACGCCTCGCGCCACGCGCGGGCGCGCGCGACCGGGCCCGCCCAGCTGCTCGCCTCCATCGACCGCCTCGCGCGCGTCGTCGAGGGCGAGGCGCCCGGGGCGGGTGTCCAGGGCTCCTAGCCCCTGCCGTCCTGGCTGCGGCGGTGCCGCAGCTGGTCGTCGAGGCCCTCGTGCTCCTCGGGCAGGGCGTCCGGCTCGTCCGAGGGCGTGCCGTCGCCGTGCACGGGCTCGCCCGTGCGCGGGTCGACGCCCGCGCCGGCGCTGCCGTCGGTGAACTCGCCGTGGCGCGCGTCGAAGGAGCCGGCGCCGCCCGTGCCCGCGGGCACGGTCTCGTCGGCGCGGGTGCCGCGCAGCGGAGCGCCCTCGCGCGGGGCGGGGCGCAGCTCGTCGTCGGTGCTCATGGAGCTGACGCTAGGCCCGCTGGCTGGGAGCGGACGCCGCAGAGCGCATGCGCGAGCCATGCGCGCCGCGCCCGGGCGGGCGCATCCCCGTCGCCGCGGGCCCATCCGGGGCGCGAGGCGCTACGATGGTCGCGGCGTCAGCGCGCCGCCCACCGCCGTTGCCGGTCTCCCGGCACCGCCCGTGCGCCCCAGCTGCCGTCACCGGCTCGAGCCGCACCGCATCCGTCGGGTGCCGCCGAGCGCGACCCTCGGGCCCCGCACCGCCGGGCCCGCCTCGAACGGAGGACACGTGGCAGACACCGCCACCATCGACGCGCCGCAGGCCGACGCGCCCGCCGACGCCGCGAGCGCTCGCGACCGCGACGCCCTCATCCCGCAGCTCGCCCGCGCCGTGCGCCAGGTCGAGGCGGGCGTCAAGCGCGGCGCCGTCTCGCGCTCCACGCGCACGAAGCTGCAGGTCGTCGCGATGCTCGCGCGCGAGGAGCGCGCCCGCGTCCGCGCCGACGCGGCCCTGAGCCCCGCGGCCCGGGCGGAGGACCTCAAGCGCCTCGACGGCATCGCCGTGATCCTCGCCAAGGCCGCGAGCCGCGAGCCCACGCTGCTGCCGCTGCTCGGCGAGGGCGCGCCCATCACCGACGCGGTCAAGGAGCGCAAGCGCGAGATGCTCGCCGCCGCCGGCATCGAGGTGGCGCCCGAGCCCGAGCCCGTCGCCGAGGCGGAGCCCGCGGAGCCGCAGTCCCCGCAGGTCGTGCCGCCGTCGGTGAAGCGCGTGCTGCTCGCCAACCCCTTCCTCGAGCCTGACCTCACGCACGTGCGCCGCCGCCCCGAGCGCGACCGCCTGGCCGGCTTCGACCTGCTCTCGCCCCTCTACCTCTCGTTCGAGGTGGGTGCCGACGGCAGGCCCGCGTGCATGCCGCTGCCGGAGCCCAAGCGCCGCATCGCGCCGGGCGGCAAGGAGCTCATGCCGCACCAGGCCGAGCTCGTGCAGGCCGCGCGCGAGGGCCACCGCACGTTCCTCCTCGCCGACGAGCCGGGCCTCGGCAAGACCGCGCAGGCGCTGCTGGCCGCGCAGGCCGCCGACGCGTTCCCGCTGCTCGTCGTCGCGCCGAGCGTCGTGAAGATCAACTGGGCGCGCGAGGTCGAGCGCTGGATCCCCGGCCGCCGCGCCGCGGTGCTGCAGGGCGACGGCGACTCGCTCGACGCCTTCGCCGACGTCGTCATCGTCAACTACGAGGTGCTCGACCGCCACATCGGCTGGCTCGGCACGTTCGGCTTCCGCGGCATGGTCGTCGACGAGGCGCACTTCATCAAGAACGTGCGCTCGAAGCGCTCGCGCCACGTCCTGCAGATCGCGGCCTCCCTGCGCGACCGGATCGGCAACCCGCTGCTCATGGCGCTCACGGGCACGCCGCTCATCAACGACATCGAGGACTTCGGGGCCATCTGGCGCTTCCTCGGCTGGATCGACGAGAGGGAGCCGAACGCCCTCCTCACCGACCGGCTCGAGGAGATCGGCCTGACGCCGATGGACCGCTCGTTCTACCCGGCGGCGCGCCGCGCCGTCATCGACATGGGCATCGTGCGCCGCCGCAAGCTCGACGTCGCCGCCGACATCCCCGCCCGCCGCATCGCCGACATCCCCGTCGAGCTCGACGACGCCGCCGTGCGCTCGATCCGCGCCGCCGAGCGCGAGCTCGTCGAGCGCATGCTGCGCCGCTACGACACCGCGATGGAGCAGCGGCCCGCGGAGCAGCGCTACGACGGGCTCGTCGACGACGAGCTCGTGCGCCGCATCGCGCGCAGCGAGGTCGAGACGAACGAGACGGGCACGGGCGAGAACGTCTTCGCCCTGGCGCGCCGCATCGGCCAGGCGAAGGCCGAGCTCGCCGCCGACTACGCGGGCCAGCTCGCGCACTCGGTCGGCAAGGTCGTCTTCTTCGCGAAGCACATCGACGTCCTCGACGCCGCCGAGCGCACGCTCGCGAAGGCGGGCGTGCGCACCGTCTCGATCCGCGGCGACCAGACGCCCGCGCAGCGCCAGGCCGCGATCGACGCGTTCACGAACGACGGGGGCGTGCAGGTCATCGTCTGCTCGCTGCTCGCGGCGGGCGTGGGCGTCAACCTGCAGACGGCGGCCGACATGGTGCTCGCCGAGCTCTCGTGGACGGACGCCGAGCAGACGCAGGCGATCGACCGCATCCACCGCATCGGCCAGTCGATGCCCGTCACGGTGTGGCGCATCCTCGCCGCGCAGACGATCGACACGCGCATCGCCGAGCTGCTCGACGAGAAGGCGGGCCTCGTGGGCCGCGCCCTCGACGGGGCCGCCTCCGACGAGCCGACGAGCACCGACCTGCGCCTGGAGGCCGTCGTGGGCCTGCTGCGCGACGCGGTGGCCGCGAGGATCGCGGGGCGCTGAGCGTGGCCGATCGCGGCGAGCCGGATCCGATCTTCTCGCACCCCCGGCTCGCCGCCGTCCACGACCCGCTCGACCCCGACCGCTCCGACCTCGACGCCTACGCGGCGATCCTCGTCGACGAGCTGGGCGCCCGCTCGCTGCTCGACGTCGGCTGCGGCACGGGCACCTTCGCGATCCGGATGGCCGGGGAGGGCCTCGCCGTCACGGGCGTCGACCCCGCGGTCGCGTCGATCGACGTCGCCCGCGGCAAGTCGGGCGCGGAGGGCGTGACCTGGGTGGCGGGGCCCGTCGAGGCCGTGGAGGCGCGCGGCTTCGACGCCGCGACCA
This genomic interval carries:
- a CDS encoding DUF3072 domain-containing protein, with amino-acid sequence MTDATMQDQPDQPDQQPTDGERETIGATGDAQDPALEKDPADWVSGDDPMTEAQRSYLDTLARQAGEELPADLTKAEASQHIDRLRQQGSGA
- a CDS encoding DUF2945 domain-containing protein — protein: MSISRGDEVSWGTSQGTTHGTAKEKRVQDFQFDGQQFRASDDDPYWIVESAKTGATAAHKESSLTKR
- a CDS encoding ZIP family metal transporter, whose amino-acid sequence is MLEALLWGAVAAASLLVGAALAVLRRWSDRTIGLVLAFGAGALIAGVAFELAEAGLREGGPIGTGIGLALGALAYFAADRAVERWSGRRGGGAAGVPLAMGALLDGVPEQAVLGIGLAEGGGVSLALLVAIFVSNLPEAIGSSADMLRDGRRRRSVLLLWTVVAVVCALAAVAGRAAAEASPPEFVGAVDGFAAGALLVMLVDAMIPEAREKAEDGAGLATVVGFAVAAALSLLA
- a CDS encoding SRPBCC family protein is translated as MTDVDVPRVVQASRVVAAPAERLFEQIADPALQPAWDGNDNLAEAAPGQRVRAEGDVFTMTLTNGQVRENHVVELEEGRRIAWRPAVPGEAPPGHLWRWELEPEGAGTRVTHTYDWSDLHDASRHARARATGPAQLLASIDRLARVVEGEAPGAGVQGS
- a CDS encoding DEAD/DEAH box helicase, producing the protein MADTATIDAPQADAPADAASARDRDALIPQLARAVRQVEAGVKRGAVSRSTRTKLQVVAMLAREERARVRADAALSPAARAEDLKRLDGIAVILAKAASREPTLLPLLGEGAPITDAVKERKREMLAAAGIEVAPEPEPVAEAEPAEPQSPQVVPPSVKRVLLANPFLEPDLTHVRRRPERDRLAGFDLLSPLYLSFEVGADGRPACMPLPEPKRRIAPGGKELMPHQAELVQAAREGHRTFLLADEPGLGKTAQALLAAQAADAFPLLVVAPSVVKINWAREVERWIPGRRAAVLQGDGDSLDAFADVVIVNYEVLDRHIGWLGTFGFRGMVVDEAHFIKNVRSKRSRHVLQIAASLRDRIGNPLLMALTGTPLINDIEDFGAIWRFLGWIDEREPNALLTDRLEEIGLTPMDRSFYPAARRAVIDMGIVRRRKLDVAADIPARRIADIPVELDDAAVRSIRAAERELVERMLRRYDTAMEQRPAEQRYDGLVDDELVRRIARSEVETNETGTGENVFALARRIGQAKAELAADYAGQLAHSVGKVVFFAKHIDVLDAAERTLAKAGVRTVSIRGDQTPAQRQAAIDAFTNDGGVQVIVCSLLAAGVGVNLQTAADMVLAELSWTDAEQTQAIDRIHRIGQSMPVTVWRILAAQTIDTRIAELLDEKAGLVGRALDGAASDEPTSTDLRLEAVVGLLRDAVAARIAGR